A stretch of Equus caballus isolate H_3958 breed thoroughbred chromosome 11, TB-T2T, whole genome shotgun sequence DNA encodes these proteins:
- the RCVRN gene encoding recoverin: MGNSKSGALSKEILEELQLNTKFTEEELCAWYQSFLKECPSGLITRQEFQSIYSKFFPEADPKAYAQHVFRSFDANSDGTLDFKEYVIALHMTTAGKTNQKLEWAFSLYDVDGNGTISKNEVLEIIMAIFKMINPEDLKNLPDDENTPEKRAEKIWGFFGKKDDDKLTEKEFIEGTLANKEILRLIQFEPQKVKEKIKEKKH, from the exons ATGGGGAACAGCAAAAGCGGGGCCCTGTCCAAGGAGATCCTGGAGGAGCTGCAGCTGAACACCAAGTTCACGGAGGAGGAGCTGTGTGCCTGGTACCAGTCCTTCCTGAAGGAGTGCCCCAGCGGCCTCATCACCCGGCAGGAGTTCCAGAGCATCTACTCCAAGTTCTTCCCCGAGGCCGACCCCAAGGCCTACGCCCAGCACGTGTTCCGCAGCTTTGACGCCAACAGCGATGGCACCCTGGACTTCAAGGAGTACGTCATCGCCCTGCACATGACCACTGCGGGCAAGACCAACCAGAAGCTGGAGTGGGCCTTCTCCCTCTACGACGTGGATGGCAACGGCACCATCAGCAAGAATGAAGTGCTGGAGATCATCATG GCGATTTTCAAAATGATCAATCCTGAGGACTTGAAGAACCTTCCAGATGATGAAAATACCCCGGAGAAGCGAGCTGAGAAGATCTGGGGGTTCTTTGGAAAGAAAGATGATG ATAAACTTACAGAGAAAGAGTTCATCGAGGGAACGCTGGCCAATAAGGAAATCCTGCGACTGATCCAATTTGAGCCTcaaaaagtgaaggaaaagataaaggagaagaaacaCTGA